The Bradyrhizobium sp. LLZ17 genomic sequence GGCAGATCGTTTTGTTGTCGCGGATCGTCGTGCGGTGTTTCTCGAGGATCGTTTTCAGGCGTCTTCGGCATGGCATTTTCCTCTCTTGAGTGAGGGCACGCGGCGGTTCATGCCTAGCGAACTTCGGCGATAATTCCGGCCACGCGGCGCGAATGTTGATCGACGATGACGAGATCCTTCCCGGCGATCAGATATTGGTCGCCCCAGAAGCCGTTCAGCACCTGCGTGACCTCGGGCGGCAGGTCGGCAACCTGAGTCTGGCGCGGCACGGAGGTGCCGATCATCATCTCGAAATTGGGACGATCCATGGTCGGGCCATGCGCCGATGACATAATCGAGCGAAGCTGCTGGCGTTGCTGATCGCTGAGATTCACCGCGCTCGCGGTCTGCTGGACATCGCGCGCACGACCGCCGGTCAGAATCTTCATTGCCGGCGGGATTGTCTTTGGCGGCTTTGCTGACCCCTTCCCGCTGCGTCGGAACTCCGGTGCCGACCGTCGTCGCCGGTGCCCCCTTGTCCGCTCCTGTCGAGGGGCGGCCGAGGTAATCCGTCGCACCAAACATCTGGGGAACGGCAAACCAGAGAATGAAACCTGCAAACACGACCGCGGCCAGCGCGTATCCCGCCATCATCACCTTGCGAGTGCCGCCTTTCTCGGTTTCGCGGGACAGATCCTTGACCATGAAGAAAAACCCTTGCTGGCAACTGTCTGGCCAACACGGGCGCAAATCGTTCGTTCCACCAATGGTGCGTGTCCCAAGGACATGCGTCAGCGCAGGGAACGACCGTCGCCGCACCTGATTGCTCTCTGTGTGAGGTCGCGACTCTGCATGCGGTCGCGGAAACTCGAAACAGGAGCAAGCCATGTCCAAAATGCCCCCCGTCCCGCCAGAGCAGCGCAGCGACAAGGGCCCGGGATCGGATCCGAAGATCGAGGCGGATGAAAAGGTCCCTGGTCGTGAGAACTTCGACACTCAGGGCCGTCACGGCAACATCAAGCAGAACACGACCAATCAAGGCTACCAGCAGGATCGATGAATGCCGCACAAGAACTCAGACACTGAACGCTTTGGCGGTCCGGGATCTTCCCGGCAGGACCGCAAGCATCCCGAAAAGGAGGACGCGACCACGAGGTTCCCGCGCCGGGAACGCCGACCAACGATCGAAAGTCACACGTCTCGGGAGGGGGCGGAGAGCGCGATCAGCATCACACGCACAATGATCGCGAGAGAAGCTGAGCCGGACGGTTTCAGGACGCCGGCCTCGCCGGCGTCCAATCGAGATCTTCGTCGCTGCGAGGTTCGGGGTCGGGTGGGCACGGCTCAATCTTGAGGTCGTCCTCAAGCACAGGCTTGTCGCGATCTTCGACCAACCCGGCTTCGTCGGCCTTTTGCAAGGCCTCCTCCTTTGTCACAAAGGTCCGGCTCAGTTTTTCGCGGTCTTTGAACAAGGCGTACGCCATGGCGGCCTCCTCACCCGCTATCCCACTTCGCTGAGATTGCTCAGGATCGCGAGGTGATGCTCAATGTCGGCCGCGAGTCCGAACCCGCCCAAAGCAAGCAAGAACAATCTTCTCAGCATGATGAAGCTCCAATCTGGAGTTCACATGACGCAGCTTTGTGTTGAACGTTCCAATTGCCGCCAGCAAGGGACTCCGATCACATGGTCGGCGCGATCCAGCGGACCCGCAGCTTAACGCAAGTTATTGGCACGCAGCGTGCGTCATGTTCATGGGAACGGCCGCATGCGAGATGGCTTGGTCCACATGGTCGAATTCAGGCTCCCGAAAAACTCCCGCGTCGAAACAGGCAAGATCTGGCCCAAGCCAGACAGCACGTCGTTGCGCGAATTCCAGGTCTATCGCTGGAATCCGGACGATGGCCGCAATCCGCGGCTGGATACCTACTTCGTCGACATGAGCGATTGCGGGCCCATGGTTCTCGATGGCCTGCTCTGGATCAAAAACAACATCGATTCCACCCTCACCTTCAGGCGGTCTTGCCGCGAAGGCGTGTGCGGCTCCTGTTCGATGAACATCGCCGGCCAGAACACGCTGGCCTGCACCAAGTCCATGATGGAGGACGTTCCGGAAGGCGAGCCGCTGCGCGTTCTGCCCTTGCCGCATCAGCCGGTGGTGAAGGACCTCGTACCGGACCTGACGAATTTCTACGCGCAGCTCGCCCTGATCGAGCCGTGGCTGCAGACCAGTTCACCCACGCCTCCGAAGGAATGGCGGCAGAGCCACGAGGACCGCGCGAAGCTCGACGGGCTCTATGAATGCATTCTGTGCGCGTGTTGCTCGACGTCGTGCCCGAGCTATTGGTGGAATTCCGAGCGCTTCCTCGGGCCGGCGGCGCTGATCCAGGCGGCCCGCTGGATCAACGACAGCCGCGACGAGGCCACGGGAGAGCGCCTCGACAAGCTCGAAGATCCCTTCAGGCTCTATCGCTGTCACACCATCCTCAATTGCGCGAAGGCTTGTCCGAAAGGCTTGAATCCCGGGGAAGCAATAGCCGGGCTGCGTCTCAAGATGGTCGAGCGGAAGTTCTGACCTGCTCGAGATCACGCCGCCGGAGGAATGATGGCTGCGGCGCGCGCTTGTCGGCGAAAACCGCGGCCCGCATGGTGCACAAGGCGGAGCTGCGGCGGCTGATCGCCCGCTTCGTCAAGCAGACCGAGAAGAGCGCGTCATCGCCCGCTGACCGAGCGGCATCCCGTTAGGAACCCTCACCTCATCGCGCCATTTAGGTTAGATGGACGAACAGACGACAAGGCTTGCGTACCGGGAGCGTCCGCCCCAGGACATCCTGGCCGCCGCGATATTGCAGCGCCGAGCCATCCTGTTCGTCGGCGCGGGAGTGTCGATGGCGGTCGGCCTGCCATCCTGGCAATCCCTGATCGACCATCTGCTGGATGATCTCGGTCTCGAACGCGACGTCATCGAGGGAATGCATGGCGGCTATCAGACGCTGGCGGAGTATTATCGGCTGAAGCGCGGCGGCATTGGCCCTCTGCGGAGCTGGCTGGACCGCAACTGGCGGGTCGATCCGGACAAGATCGCTGCCTCGAAGCTCCACAAGCTGATCGTCGAGCTGGATTTCCCGATCATTTATACGACGAACTACGACCGCAATCTCGAGACCGCATTCGACGTCCTGGAAAAGCCCTACGCCAAGATCAGCAACGCCAAGGAGATTGCGAGCGCCACCGTCGGTGTCACGCACATCATCAAATTTCATGGCGACTTCGACGATGACGCCTCGCTCGTCCTGACCGAGACGGATTTTCTCAACCGGCTCGCGTTCAATTCGCCGCTCGATGTCCGCTTTCGCGCCGACGCTCTCGGAAGCACGCTGCTGTTCATCGGCTACAGCATGTCGGATCCGAATATCCGCCTCCTGCTGCACCGTATCTGGCAGACATGGGAGCAATCGGGGCACCGTCAGGACCGGCCACGATCGTTCGCATTCGTGTCTCAGCCCAACCCGGTGCAGGAGGCGGTGTTGGCGAACTGGGGCATCACCACCGTCGGCGCGCCTGAGGGCATGACCGCCGACGAGGGCCTCACACGCTTTCTGCGCGACATCCGCAAGCGTCTCGACGCGAAGGCATAGAGCGAGTCCGCAGGGATAGCGGTAGCGCCGGCGCACGCTGCAGATCCCATCCTTGTCGGGAGCGAGTCCTGCGGCATGCTGCATGTCGAGGAAGCCCGCCTGCCACTTTGGGCCATCGCGACTTCCGACAGATCAAGGACTTCTCCGGCCCCGCCTCCTCGGCGCCTGGCCGGTAGCTCAGCAGCCAAATCAGGTCGTCGCGATCAGGGCCCTGCAGCTCGGCGCGCAGCCGGCGGGCTTCGAGGGCGTGACGAAACCGGTGGAAGGTCTGGGAATCGAATAATACGGCGCCGCCGGTTTCGAGATCCGTCGCGCAGATGGTGATGCGGAGATCACCGGCATTGAGGCGTTCGAAGTCGATCAGCTGTTGCAGGCGCTCTCGCGTCGGGCCGAGATCGTAGAGGCCGCCGAAGTGCGATGCTGGAACCGGCAGCCGAGGATGGAAGAAGCGGGCATGACCCACAAGGCGCGTGTTGATCGAGCTCAACCAGGCCAGCAAATGACGGTTGGTATCGGGCACCGGGGTTGGGCTCGTTGGCCCGTGCCAGTAGCGGCGCAAGTTCCCGATGCGATCGGCCGTGGCACTGCCCGCGATCAGCGCGGCGGTGATGGCCCCGGCCGATGAGCCGGTCACCCAGTCGAGCGGACCGCCGGCGGACGTAAAGGCCTCGAACGCACCGGCATGGTAGGCGCCAAGCCCGAGCCCGCCGGAGAAGACAATCGCCGTCAGAGGTTGCTCGTCGGCCATGCTCGCCCCGGATCCGGTGTTGCGCGAGTGACGACGGGGAATGGACCACCGCGGCGCGCACAGGCATCGCGGTCTTGAACGCCGGATGCGAAGCGACGTTCCCGGGCGCCGGGGGCCCGCAACGCGGATGTCCCCTCGCCCGCGCCATTCCGTGCTATCAGCAGCCCCCGACACCTCGACTCAACTGTCCCCCATGGCCAAGAACACGCTTTCCTTCGTCTGCCAGAACTGCGGCGCGGCCTATAACCGCTGGCAGGGCAAGTGCGAGTCCTGCGGCGAGTGGAACACGCTGGCCGAGGAGGACGCGACCGGCAGCGTGCCGGTCTCGATCCGCTCCAAGCGCAGGGGGCGGACGTTTGCGCTGGAGAGCCTGTCCGGAAAAACCCAGGACGCGCCTCGCCTGTCCTCGGGCATGACCGAGCTCGACCGCGTCACCGGTGGCGGCTTCGTCCGCGGCTCGGTGCTGCTGGTCGGCGGCGATCCCGGCATCGGCAAATCGACGCTGCTCACCCAGGCGACGAGCCTGATGGCGCGCGCCGGCCATCGCATCGTCTACATCTCCGGCGAAGAGGCGATCGCGCAGGTGCGGCTGCGCGCCGAGCGGCTTGGGCTGTCGGATGCGCCGGTGCAGCTCGCCGCCGAAACCTCGGTGGAGGACATCGTCTCGACCTTGTCGGAAGGCGCAGTGCCGCGGCTGATCGTGATCGACTCGATCCAGACCATGTGGACCGACACGGTGGAATCCGCTCCCGGCACGGTGACGCAGGTGCGCGCCTCGGCGCAGGCGCTGATTCGTTTTGCCAAGAAAACCGGTGCGGCCATCATCCTGGTCGGGCACGTCACCAAGGACGGCCAGATCGCCGGCCCGCGCGTGGTCGAGCACATGGTCGATGCCGTGCTGTCGTTCGAGGGCGAAGGCTCGCAGCAATTCCGCATCCTGCGCGCCGTCAAGAACCGCTTCGGCCCGACCGACGAGATCGGCGTGTTCGAGATGACCGGCCTCGGCCTGCGCGAGGTCACCAATCCGTCCGAGCTATTCCTGTCGGAGCGCGATCTCGGCACGCCCGGCACCGCCGTGTTCGCGGGTATCGAAGGCACAAGGCCGCTTCTGGTCGAATTGCAAGCGCTGGTGGCGCCGACCTCGCTCGGCACCCCGCGCCGGGCCGTGGTCGGCTGGGATCCGAGCCGGCTGTCGATGGTGCTCGCGGTGCTGGAGGCCCATTGCGGGGTCAAGCTGTCCGGCCACGACGTCTATCTGAACGTCGCGGGCGGCCTGCGCATCCACGAGCCGGCGGCCGACCTCGCCGCGGCGGCCGCACTGGTTTCGTCGCTGGTTAACGCACAGTTACCGACCGATGCGGTCTATTTCGGCGAGATTTCATTGTCCGGCGTGGTCCGCCCGGTGGCGCAGACGCCGGCCCGGCTCAAGGAAGCGGCAAAACTCGGCTTCCAGCGCGCCGTGCTGCCCGAATCGGCCCGGGGCGACGCTGGCGGCGACGCCGGACTCTCGCTCAATGCGATCAACAGCCTGACCACCCTGGTGGCCGAGATCGCCGCGCGCGGCTCCCGCCGGGGCGAGTCGAGCGCTCCGGCAGAGAAAAATGCCACACCGGCAAGATTCCGCCGCGGAGAGGGTTAGCTGGAGGTGACGTCCCGCGCCCCCGCCGCTATACAGCCGTCACAAAAGCAGCACGGGATTGCGTGGTTACGGCCTTGCCGGGAACGCTGTCTGGCCCTCACTTAGGGCGGCGGCCAAGCACCGATTCGCTGAGCACCTTCGACGTACGAGCGGACCAGACCAGCCGATGCCTGTAACACTCCTCGACCTGATCCTGCTCGGTGTGATGCTGATTTCGGGCCTGCTTGCGATGGTCCGCGGCTTCATGCGCGAAATCCTGTCGATCGCCGCCTGGGGCACGGCGGCCATCGTGACGCTGTACTCCTTCTCCAAGCTGCTGCCGACCGCAAAGACCTATTTCAACAACGATACGGTCGCGAGCGTGGTCGTGGTCGCCGGCGTGTTCGTCGGTACCCTGGTCGTGGTCTCCGTGATCACGGTCCGGATCTCGGACATGATCCTGGATTCGCGGATCGGCGCGCTGGACCGCACCCTGGGCTTCCTGTTCGGGCTGGCTCGGGGGCTTCTGATCGTGGTGGTGGCGTTCCTGTTCTTCACCTGGCTGGTGCCGGACAAGCAGCGCCCGGACTGGGTCACGGGGGCCAAATCCCGCGTGGTGCTCCAGGGAACCGGGGATTGGCTGATGTCCCTCTTGCCGGATGACCCCGAGAACACCATCTTGAAGAGATTCAAGAAAAACAAACCAGATGATGATCAAGCTGATACCGAGCAACAGCCCGCGGGCAGTGGCGACGGATACAGCAAACCGGCTCGTGATGGCCTGAAAAAGCTGATCGAGAAACCTGCGGCACGTTAGTCGACCCAGAGAGAGGCGCGGACGAGATGCGACACCCTGACCAGGACGCCCGGCTTGATCTCGATCCAAACGCCCAAGTGAGTCCGGCCGCGCTGGAGCTTCAGGACGACCTGGAGGGAGATACGCTGCGCGAGGAATGCGGCGTCTTCGGCATCTACGGACACCCCGACGCCGCCGCCATCACCGCCCTCGGACTTCACGCGCTTCAGCACCGCGGCCAGGAGGCCGCCGGTATCGTCTCCTACGACGGCAGCCGCTTTCACAGCGAACGCCGCCTCGGCCTCGTCGGCGACACCTTCTCGCGCCGCGAGGTGATCGACCGCCTGCCCGGCAACATGGCGGTGGGCCATGTCCGCTATTCCACCACCGGCGCCACCATCCTGCGCAACGTGCAGCCGCTGTTCGCCGAGCTCAATGCCGGCGGCCTCGCCGTCGCCCATAACGGCAACCTCACCAACGGCCTGACGCTGCGCCGCGAGCTCGTGAAGAGCGGCGCGATGATGCAGTCGACCACCGACACCGAAGTGATCCTGCATCTGGTTGCGCGCTCCCGGCGCAGCCGCTTCATCGAGCGCTATATCGACGCGTTGCGCGAGATCGAAGGCGCCTATGCGCTGGTCTCGCTGACCAACAAGAAGCTGGTCGGCGCGCGCGATCCCCGCGGCATCCGCCCGCTGGTGCTCGGCGACCTCGACGGCTGCCCGATCCTGACCTCCGAGACCTGCGCCCTCGACATCATCGGCGCACGTTTCGTGCGCGACATCGAACCCGGCGAAGTCATCGTGTTCGACGAGAACGGCCAGGACGTCCACAAGCCGTTCCCGCGGATCGCGCCGCGGCCCTGCATCTTCGAGTACATCTATTTCTCCCGTCCGGATTCCATCGTCCACGGCCGCTCCGTCTACGAGGTGCGCAAGGCCTTTGGCGCGCAGCTCGCGCGCGAGAGCCATGTGCCGGTCGACGTCGTCGTGCCGGTGCCGGATTCCGGCGTGCCCGCCGCGGTCGGCTACAGCCAACATTCCGGCGTGCCGTTCGAGCTCGGCATCATCCGCAATCACTATGTCGGCCGCACCTTCATCCAGCCGACGCAGGCGATCCGCGAATCCGGCGTCCGCATGAAGCATTCGGCCAACCGCGCCGCGATCGAAGGCAAGCGCATCATCCTGATCGACGATTCGCTGGTGCGCGGCACCACTTCGAAGAAGATCGTGCGCATGATGCGCGACGCTGGCGCCAAGGAAGTGCACTTCCGTCTCGCCTCGCCGCCGATCCTCTATCCCGATTATTACGGCATCGACCTGCCCGATCGTGGCGGCCTTCTGGCAGCGACCCATTCGCTGGAAGAGATGCGCGAGATCATCGGCGCGGACTCGCTCGCCTTCCTGTCGATCGACGGCATGTACCGCGCCATGGGCGAGCCCGGCCGCGACCCCGCCAATCCGAAATTCTCGGATCATTGCTTCACCGGCGCCTACCCGACCCACCTCACCGACCAGACCCAGTCCGAGCCGCAGCCGCGGCAGCTGTCCTTGCTGGCGGAGGCGAGCTGACGGCGCAGCCGTCATCCCGGGGCGGTCCAGCAGGACCGAACTATGCTGCGCAATTGCGCACCTGAGGATCTCGAGATTCGGGTCTGGCGCTTCGCACCATCCCGGAATGACAGTTGTGCGGGGGCTTGCCCCGGCGGTCCACGTCTGTAAAACCCCGCCATGACATCCCCTCTCGCCAATCGCATCGCTCTCGTCACCGGCGCCTCGCGCGGCATCGGCTTCGCCACGGCAAAGGCACTGGCGCAAGCCGGCGCGCATATCGTCGCGGTGGCGCGCACGCAAGGCGCGCTCGAGGAGCTCGACGACGAGATCCGGAAAGATGGCGGCAGCGCCACACTGGTGCCGCTCAACCTCACCGATTTCGACGGCATCGCGCGGCTCGGCGCCGGCCTGCACGAACGCTACGGCAAGCTCGACATCCTCGTCGGCAATGCCGGGGTGCTCGGCCCCTCCTCGCCGATCGGCCATATCGAGCTGAAGACCTTCAACGATGTCATGGCCGTCAACGTCTCCGCGAACTTCCAGCTGATCCGCTGCATAGAGCCGCTGCTGAAGCAGTCCGATGCCGGCCGCGCCGTGTTCGTCACCTCCGGCGCCGCCAACAAGGCGACTGCCTATGTGAGCCCCTACGCCGCCTCCAAGGCGGCGCTGGAAACGCTGGCGCGCGCCTGGGCACAGGAGACGGCCAACACCAGGCTGCGCGTCAACCTGTTCAATCCAGGTCCGGTCCGCACCCGCATGCGCGCCACCCTGATGCCGGGCGAAGATCCGGCGACGCTGGAGACGCCCGAGCAGGTCGCCGAATTCATCGTGCCGATGTGCGCGCCGGACTGGACCGAGACCGGCAGGTTCTACGACTACAAGACGCGCACGCTGATGAGCTTCCGCGCGCCGGCCTGATTGACTCGACGACTTCCCCGCCAAGGGTAACGTCTATACCGCCGAGGTCGACACCGGAAAGCGGATCCAGAAATTCAAGCTGACGGCGGACGCGCTCAAATAGCGTCTCAACGCATTTTGCCCAAAGGTTAACCCACGGATGACGCCGGGACGCAGCGTCATCCGGCTTTAGGCGCATTGCCGACCCCCGTGGGACACGCTAGAGCCATCAGCCGGAACAAGGCTCCGCAAGAGAGCCGTCCGCCTATTTGACAATGGAGGAAACCTTTCATGACGACGACGTTCGCGCGCCGCTATGCGGCCCTTTTGGCCTGCGCCGCTTTCGGTTTTGCCACATCCGCTTACGCCCAGGACAAGACCGTCAAGATCGGCGTACTCAACGACATGTCGAGCCTCTATGCCGATATCGGCGGCCCGAACTCCGTGGTCGCCATCAAGATGGCGGTCGAGGATTCCGGCCTGCTGAAGAAGGGCTGGAAGATCGACGTGCTGAGCGGCGATCACCAGAACAAGCCGGACGTCGGTGTCAACATCGCGCGGCAGTGGATCGACAACGAGAAGGTCGATGCGATCGCGGATACGCCGAACTCCGGCGTCGCACTGGCGGTCAGCAACCTCGTCAAGGAAAAGAATGCGGTGCTGCTGAATTCCGGCGCGGCGTCCGGCGATCTGACTGGCAAAGCCTGCACGCCGAACACCGTCTCCTACACCTATGACACCTACATGCTGGCCAACGGCACCGGCAAAGCGCTGACCAAGGCCGGCGGCGACACCTGGTTCTTTCTCACCTCCGACTATGCCTTCGGCCACGCGCTTGAACGCGACACCTCGGCCGTGGTCACCGCCAACGGCGGCAAGGTGCTCGGCAGCGTCAGGCATCCGATCAATACCGCGGACTTCTCGTCCTTCCTGCTCCAGGCGCAATCGTCAAAAGCCAAGGTTGTGGGCCTCGCCAACGCCGGCGGCGACACCACCAACGCGATCAAGCAGGCCTCCGAGTTCGGCATTGTGCAGGGCGGGCAAAAGCTCGCCGCGCTGCTGCTGTTCATCAACGACGTGCATTCGCTGGGCCTGAAGACCGCCCAGGGCCTGACCTTCACGGAGTCCTTCTACTGGGACATGAACGACCAGACCCGCGCCTGGTCGAAGCGCTTCGCGGCGCTGGCCAGCAAGAATGCGATGCCCTCGATGACGCAGGCCGGCAATTACGCGATGGTGATGCATTATCTCAAGGCGATGGAAGCGCTCGGTGGCAACCCGCATGACGGCGCCAAGGTCGTCGCCAAGATGAAGGAGTTGCCGACCGACGACCCGCTGTTCGGCAAGGGCCCGCTGCGCGAGGACGGCCGCCGCCTCATCCCGGCCTATCTGTTCGAAGTGAAGAAGCCGGAAGAATCGAAGGGACCGTGGGACTATTACAAGCTGGTCGCCACCATCCCGGCGGAAGACGCGGCCAAGCCGCTCAAGGACAGCGAGTGTCCGCTGGTGAAGAAGTAAGGGCATAGGTGCCGTAGGGTAGGCAAAGCGTAGCGTGCCCACCGCTTCTTCGGATCATGAAGATGGTGGGCACGGCGCAAGAGCGCCTTTGCCCACCCTACGAGATCGTCTTCGTGGCAGCCAACGTCCGCATCGCGATCGCGACACGCATCACCGTCAACAGCACCGCAAGCAAGAACGGCGCGCCGGGCTCACGACGGCCGCTTGCGTTTGTGCGCGAAGGGATTGGCCTTCTCGCGCAAGGTGATGCGCACCGGCGTACCCGGCAGCTCGAAGGCCTCACGCATCGAATTGGTCAGATAGCGCAAATAGGACTGCGGTACCGCATCCGCGCGCGAACAGAACAGCACGAAGCTCGGCGGCCGCGCTTTGGTCTGCGTGATGTAGTTCAGCTTGAGGCGGCGGCCGGACACGGCGGGCGGCGGATTGGCCTGGACTGCCTCCTCGAACCAGCGGTTCAAGGCCGAGGTCGAGACGCGCCTGTTCCAGAGCGCATAGGCGTCCTGGATGGCCTGCATCAGGCGATCGATGCCCTCGCCCACCAAGCCGGAGATGGCGACGATCGGCACGCCCTTGATCTGCGGCAGCAGATGGTCGGCATCGCGGCGCAAGCCGGAGATGGCGCCGCCGCCCTTGCTTTCCATCAGATCCCATTTGTTGACGGCGAGCACGACAGCGCGGCCCTCGCGCTCGATCAGGTCGGCGATGCGCAAATCCTGCTCCTCGAAGCGGTTCTGCGCATCCATCGTCATCACGACGACTTCGGCAAAGCGCACCGCGCGCAACGCGTCGGCGACCGAGAGCTTCTCCAGCTTCTCCTCGATGCGCGAGCGCCGGCGCAGGCCGGCGGTGTCGAACACGCGAAACTCGCGGCCCTTCCAATTGATCTCGACCGCAATGGAATCGCGTGTGGTGCCGGCTTCCGGGCTCGTCAGCAGCCGCTCCTCGCCGAGCAAATAGTTGATCAGCGTCGACTTGCCGGCATTGGGGCGGCCGACGATGGCAACCCGGATCGGACGCGTGGCCGCCTCTTCCTCCGTCAGCGGCTCGTCGTCCTCCGCCTCGTCCTCGTCGACAGGCTCCGGCATCAGCTTGCTCAGGGCGTCATAGAGCTCACCCATGCCCTCGCCATGCTCGGCCGAGACCTGGATGGGATCGCCGAGACCGAGTGCAAACGCCTCCATCGCGCCGGCGTCGCCGTGCTTGCCCTCGCTCTTGTTGGCGACCAGCAGCACCGGCTTGTTGGCACGGCGGGCGAAATCGGCAAAGGAGCGATCGGTCGGCGTGAGACCAATGCGGGCATCGATCACGAAGAACAAGGCGTCGGCCAGCGCGATCGCGGTCTCGGTCTGCTCCTGCATCCGCGCAGTCAGCGAGCCCTTGGCGCCTTCGTCGAGGCCCGCGGTGTCGATGATGGTGAATTCGAGATCGCCGAGCCTGGCCTCGCCCTCGCGGCGATCGCGGGTGACGCCAGGCAGGTCATCGACGAGCGCGAGCTTCTGTCCGACCAGGCGGTTGAACAGCGTCGACTTGCCGACATTGGGCCGGCCGATAATGGCGATCGTAAAGGACATTGGTCATTCGTGCGCCGCGGAGGTGGCGACTGTCAATTCAGTGAAAAATATCAGCGAGAGAAACTGCCGCTGGGCAACGGTGCGGGGAAAGCTGCCTGCGGCTGCTGTTGCTGGGTGGTCTGAGCCGATTGCGCCGGCTGCTGCGCGGGTTGGTCCGGCGGGGGCGCCGTGGTGCGCTTGCGGACGATCTTCCGCTTCGGTGGCGCTACGGCAGGCGCGGGCGCTGCCTCTGGCTGGGCCTCGCCGTCGACTTCACCGGCCGGCGCTTCGGCCGGAGCGGCCGCGACCGGCTGCCTGGTCTTCTTCGCCTTGGATTTCGACGATTTCGGCGGTTCAGCGGGCGGCGGCTCTGCGGGCAACGCTG encodes the following:
- the der gene encoding ribosome biogenesis GTPase Der; its protein translation is MSFTIAIIGRPNVGKSTLFNRLVGQKLALVDDLPGVTRDRREGEARLGDLEFTIIDTAGLDEGAKGSLTARMQEQTETAIALADALFFVIDARIGLTPTDRSFADFARRANKPVLLVANKSEGKHGDAGAMEAFALGLGDPIQVSAEHGEGMGELYDALSKLMPEPVDEDEAEDDEPLTEEEAATRPIRVAIVGRPNAGKSTLINYLLGEERLLTSPEAGTTRDSIAVEINWKGREFRVFDTAGLRRRSRIEEKLEKLSVADALRAVRFAEVVVMTMDAQNRFEEQDLRIADLIEREGRAVVLAVNKWDLMESKGGGAISGLRRDADHLLPQIKGVPIVAISGLVGEGIDRLMQAIQDAYALWNRRVSTSALNRWFEEAVQANPPPAVSGRRLKLNYITQTKARPPSFVLFCSRADAVPQSYLRYLTNSMREAFELPGTPVRITLREKANPFAHKRKRPS